The genome window TCGTCTCGTCGAGGATGCCGAGGGCGCGGTCGAGGAACGCCAAGTCCTCGTCGATGTGCTCGCGGCGCGACAGCCGCAGCGGCAGGAACGATCCCACCAGCTCGAGTTTGCGCTCCTGGAGCGCGGCCGACGTCGCGGCCGCGTCGCCGAAGTAGCCGGGAGGCCCGAGCTCGGTGCCCTCGTGGCCGGTCTCGGCGATCGCGTCGAGCACGTCGACCGGATCGGGCAGGCCCGCGTCGTCGGCGGTGAGCTCGAAGATGCCGAACGAGACGGGCGCGGATGCGACCCTCATGCTGTCTCCTTCCCCGTGATCGGGACACGTGGGTCTCGGGTCATGCCGGGCCAGGCGTCCCGCGTCCAGGCCAGGTCGGGATCGTCCTCGGCGGCCATCGACCGCTTCTCCGCCGCGAGCGCGTTCAGGTAGTAGCCGTGGTAGCCGTGGGCCGCGCAGAACGGGTGGTAGCCGCGCGGGACGAGCAGCACGTCGAGGTCGCGCACCGTCCAGGTCTCGTCGAGGTCGCCGGTGCGGCTGTAGAGCCGCTGCACGCCGAACGCCTCCGGCGCCTCGAACCGGTACGCGTACACCTCCTCGAGGTCGTTCTCGACCGGCAGGCGGTCCTGCTCGTGCTTGTGCGGCGGGTACGACGACCAGTTGCCGGCGGGCGTCAGCACCTCGACCACGAGCAGCCGGTGGGCCGGGAACTCGGGCGCGATGATGTGGTTGATCTGGCGGGTGGCGTTGCCGGAGCCGCGCACCTCGACGCGCACGTCCTCGGGCGCGATCGGCCGCACCGGATGGCCGGCGTCGGCCCGGGCGGCGCACACGCCGACGAGGCCCTCGCCCTCGATCGTGGCCGTTGTCCGCGGCGGCAGGTAGAGGGCGTGGGGCAGGTCGGCGAACGGTGAGGGCCGGTCGCCGAGGCTGTGGCGGTCGCCGCCGACGCTGGCCGAGAGCGTCCCGCCCAGGTTCACCAGGCAGACCTCGTCGCCGCCGGTCTCGAGCGGCGCCGATCCGGCGAGGCGCAGCGACCGGTAGGAGAGCCAGCGCCACCCCGCCTCGGCCGGCGTGACGGGCGGCGCGGGAGCGCGCAGCATGAGCTCGGTCATGCGAGATCTCCTTCGTAGGGCATGGCCAGGGAGCACCCGAGCCGGGCGGCGACGTGGGCGCCGGCCCGGTTGGCGACGCCGGCCGCCTGGGCCGGCGTGTCGCCGCGGAGCAGCCGCCAGCCGAGGGCTGCGGCGAAGGCGTCGCCCGCGCCGAGGCCGTTCACGACCTCCACCGGGTAGGGCGGGATACGGTCGCGGCCGCCGTCGTGGCCGTGCACGGTCGCCCCGTCGGCGCCGTGCTTCTGGACGACGGCCTCGGCGCCGAGGGCCAGCAGCCGCTCGGGCTCGTTCGCGCCGACGGCGGCGGCGATCTCCTCGTCCGACCCCAGCACGAGATCGGCCATCCGCGCGCAGACGCCGATCGCGGCGGCGTAATCGGCGCGCTCGTCCCACAGCATCGCCCGCCAGTCGAGGTCGAGCACCGTCCTCCCCGCGCCGCCGGCCCGGGCCTCGACGACGGCCATCGTGGCCAGCCGCGACGGTTCGTGGGCGAGCCCGGTGCCGCTGACGTAGGCGAGCGGGGCGGCCGCGATCGCGGCCAGGTCGAGCCCGGCCGGCGTGAGCTCCCAGTCGGGGCACGTCGGCGTGCGGTAGAAGGTGATCGGGAAGCGGTCGGGCGGCCACGCCTCGCAGAACGCGAGGGCCGTCCGCAGCGTGGGGTGAACCGACAGCCAGCGGCAATCGACGCCCTCCGACTCGAGGAACCGGCGCACGAAGCGGCCGTGGCCGTCGTCGCCCACGGCGGAGACGATCCCGACCCGCACGCCGAGCCGGGCCAGGCCGGTCGCGACGTTGGCCGCGAACCCGCCCACGTACTTGTGGAAGCCCTCGACCTCCTCGAGTGGCGTCTCGAGCTGCATCGGGTAGAGGTCGACCCCGGCCCGGCCCATCACGACCGCCTCGGGCGCGGCGGGCGGGGCGTTCGGAGAGGGGTCGGCGAAGAGGGACATGTTGCGGTTTGGAGAAAACGCCACTTGACAAGGCGAAATTCGAGGCAGAAGATACGCGATCGGTTGAAACGTTTCAACCTGGACGCGGGAGTCCCGATTGCAGATCGGCGTGTTCAATGACGGGCTGGCGCACATGCCGCGCGAGCAGGCATTCGCCTGGTGCGCCGAGCGTGGCATCGGTCGCATCGAGATGGGCGTCGGCGGCTGGGCGCAGGCCACCGGCCACCTTGACCTGGCCGGTCTCCTGCGCGAGGCGCCGGCCCGCGACCGCCTGCTCGGGGAGCTGCGCGAGCACGGCCTGGGCCTCTCCTGCGTGAACGCCGCCGGCAATCCGCTCCACCCGGATCCCGAGATCGGCGCCCGCCACGCCGCGGCCGTCCGCGGGGCGATCGAGCTGGCCCACCTGCTCGGCGTCGGAACCGTCGTCACGATGAGCGGCTGCCCCGGCAGCCGGGACGGCGGGACGACGCCGGTGTTCGCGCCGTGGGCGCTCACGCCGGACGACGAGTCGCT of Gaiellales bacterium contains these proteins:
- a CDS encoding PfkB family carbohydrate kinase, translating into MSLFADPSPNAPPAAPEAVVMGRAGVDLYPMQLETPLEEVEGFHKYVGGFAANVATGLARLGVRVGIVSAVGDDGHGRFVRRFLESEGVDCRWLSVHPTLRTALAFCEAWPPDRFPITFYRTPTCPDWELTPAGLDLAAIAAAPLAYVSGTGLAHEPSRLATMAVVEARAGGAGRTVLDLDWRAMLWDERADYAAAIGVCARMADLVLGSDEEIAAAVGANEPERLLALGAEAVVQKHGADGATVHGHDGGRDRIPPYPVEVVNGLGAGDAFAAALGWRLLRGDTPAQAAGVANRAGAHVAARLGCSLAMPYEGDLA
- the iolB gene encoding 5-deoxy-glucuronate isomerase is translated as MTELMLRAPAPPVTPAEAGWRWLSYRSLRLAGSAPLETGGDEVCLVNLGGTLSASVGGDRHSLGDRPSPFADLPHALYLPPRTTATIEGEGLVGVCAARADAGHPVRPIAPEDVRVEVRGSGNATRQINHIIAPEFPAHRLLVVEVLTPAGNWSSYPPHKHEQDRLPVENDLEEVYAYRFEAPEAFGVQRLYSRTGDLDETWTVRDLDVLLVPRGYHPFCAAHGYHGYYLNALAAEKRSMAAEDDPDLAWTRDAWPGMTRDPRVPITGKETA